In Caproicibacterium amylolyticum, a genomic segment contains:
- a CDS encoding DUF6179 domain-containing protein, with protein MEENVLSLFGEDSELTASELNILSMRLWELLSHKTKLYAIDSSSVRAETAQELLSSICFLLHLYLKENALPVRYLLKAESLEPVYEAALKTGRQAFLRCKGLYQQACESVPQIENTSLSDTLRDIGRSFKTYDVYYFAHQVNCTIDYQLCHAVPESLSGTEYLCEYLRRLCIENHFLTHFSTKKVIQLLNAYCPDYKGLLINLYEPVFVNTLGLALLRQDIFPLNLTQTQKSEILELTSGLTEQQTYTLFHTAAESVCTAVEADVEEKTYAVQTAVALYPRFHAAAVHGSLDGVFCSW; from the coding sequence CTGAATATACTTTCCATGCGGCTGTGGGAATTGCTTTCGCACAAAACGAAACTGTATGCCATTGACAGCAGTTCGGTGCGGGCTGAAACCGCGCAGGAGCTGCTCTCCTCCATTTGTTTCCTGCTGCACCTGTATCTAAAAGAGAACGCTCTGCCCGTGCGGTATTTGCTGAAAGCCGAAAGTTTGGAACCTGTTTATGAAGCCGCACTGAAAACCGGGCGGCAAGCGTTTCTGCGTTGCAAAGGACTGTACCAGCAAGCGTGTGAAAGCGTTCCGCAGATTGAAAACACCTCTTTATCAGACACTCTGCGGGACATTGGGCGGTCTTTTAAAACTTATGATGTTTACTATTTTGCGCATCAGGTAAACTGTACCATTGATTATCAGCTCTGCCATGCTGTACCCGAAAGTCTTTCCGGCACAGAATACCTTTGCGAATATCTGCGCCGCCTGTGCATAGAAAACCATTTTCTCACCCACTTTTCAACTAAAAAAGTGATACAGCTGCTGAACGCTTACTGCCCAGACTACAAAGGTCTGCTAATCAATTTATATGAGCCGGTTTTCGTCAATACACTGGGGCTCGCTCTGCTGCGGCAGGATATTTTCCCGCTAAATCTGACACAAACGCAAAAATCTGAGATTCTGGAGCTGACATCGGGACTGACAGAGCAGCAAACATACACACTGTTCCACACCGCCGCAGAATCTGTATGTACCGCGGTGGAGGCGGACGTAGAAGAAAAAACCTATGCAGTGCAGACTGCGGTGGCACTATACCCGCGTTTTCATGCGGCAGCGGTGCACGGAAGCCTTGACGGTGTGTTCTGTTCCTGGTAA
- a CDS encoding NusG domain II-containing protein encodes MFKKKDLLLILPVLVLAVGLLLWNNFRPNTQTLTAVVEENGKVIHTYNLSTQTTTQSIDIGGSYHVKLLLEPGKISFSHSDCPDQVCVRTGKLTKAGQAAVCLPAKVSLRLVGSKSEVDGVTG; translated from the coding sequence ATGTTTAAGAAAAAAGACCTGCTCCTGATTCTGCCGGTGCTGGTACTTGCCGTTGGACTGCTGCTGTGGAACAATTTCCGGCCGAACACGCAAACACTGACTGCAGTTGTGGAAGAAAACGGAAAGGTCATTCATACCTATAATCTTTCCACGCAAACAACCACACAGTCAATCGATATCGGCGGCAGCTACCATGTAAAACTGCTGCTGGAACCCGGAAAAATCTCTTTTTCCCACTCTGACTGCCCAGACCAAGTGTGCGTACGCACTGGGAAGCTGACCAAAGCCGGGCAGGCGGCTGTTTGCCTGCCCGCAAAAGTCAGTCTCCGGCTGGTCGGCAGCAAAAGCGAGGTGGACGGTGTCACTGGATGA
- the rsxC gene encoding electron transport complex subunit RsxC translates to MELSFPKKPFRTHGGAAVPHRKHTAQTESVVMPVPGEVAIPMQMHVGAPCTPLVKPGDLVTVGQKIGDSTGFVSAPIHASVSGKVKAIQKIQLCGGGYGDAVIIESDGKMELCPDLKAPEVSDLKSFLKAVRESGLVGLGGAGFPTHVKLNVPEGKSVDTLIINLAECEPYLTADNREALENTANVLDGVFAVKKMLKLSRGVIAVESNKPQAIQQLSAMLAADKRNADGSVGVLPLRATYPQGAEKVLIKACTDREVPMGKLPADVGCIVMNITSAAFLGGYLKDGIPLIKKRLTVDGGAVSQPKNVIVPIGARVRDVMEFVGMKEEPAKILVGGPMMGMAVPSVDVPVQKQNNGLLFLSESEAHKPDVTACIRCGRCVMGCPMHLVPTKLETYANAKDVAALQEYDIMDCMECGTCAFNCPAGRPLVQAIRIGKALVKAGGAKK, encoded by the coding sequence ATGGAATTGAGCTTTCCAAAGAAACCATTCCGGACGCACGGCGGTGCTGCGGTCCCACACCGCAAGCACACCGCGCAGACGGAGTCTGTGGTTATGCCGGTTCCCGGTGAGGTTGCCATCCCCATGCAAATGCATGTGGGCGCTCCCTGCACCCCGCTGGTAAAGCCCGGCGACTTGGTAACAGTCGGCCAGAAAATCGGCGACAGTACCGGCTTCGTCAGTGCACCAATCCATGCAAGTGTTTCCGGCAAGGTAAAGGCAATTCAGAAAATCCAGCTTTGCGGCGGCGGTTATGGTGACGCAGTCATCATTGAATCCGACGGCAAAATGGAACTGTGCCCTGACCTGAAGGCTCCGGAAGTAAGTGACCTGAAAAGCTTCCTGAAAGCTGTGCGTGAGTCTGGACTGGTCGGTCTGGGCGGCGCAGGTTTTCCGACCCATGTGAAGCTGAACGTTCCGGAAGGCAAAAGCGTAGACACACTGATCATCAACCTTGCAGAGTGCGAACCATACCTCACTGCGGACAACCGCGAGGCTCTGGAAAACACCGCAAATGTGCTGGACGGTGTGTTTGCCGTAAAGAAAATGCTCAAGCTCAGCCGCGGTGTGATTGCCGTGGAAAGCAACAAACCGCAGGCAATTCAGCAGCTAAGCGCAATGCTTGCTGCTGACAAGCGCAACGCAGACGGCAGCGTCGGCGTACTGCCGCTGCGTGCAACGTACCCACAAGGTGCTGAAAAAGTGCTCATCAAGGCATGTACAGACCGCGAAGTTCCTATGGGCAAGCTGCCCGCTGACGTTGGCTGCATTGTGATGAACATCACCAGCGCGGCATTTTTGGGCGGCTACCTGAAAGACGGAATTCCGCTGATCAAAAAGCGCCTGACAGTGGACGGCGGTGCCGTTTCTCAGCCCAAAAACGTAATTGTGCCGATTGGCGCGCGCGTACGGGATGTCATGGAATTTGTTGGAATGAAAGAGGAACCGGCAAAAATTTTGGTTGGCGGCCCAATGATGGGTATGGCTGTACCCAGTGTGGACGTTCCGGTGCAAAAGCAGAACAACGGACTGCTCTTTTTGAGCGAATCAGAAGCGCACAAACCGGACGTTACCGCCTGCATCCGCTGCGGCCGCTGTGTAATGGGCTGCCCGATGCATCTGGTGCCCACCAAACTGGAAACCTACGCAAATGCAAAGGACGTTGCTGCACTGCAGGAGTACGACATTATGGACTGCATGGAATGCGGCACCTGTGCCTTTAACTGCCCGGCAGGGCGTCCGCTGGTGCAGGCTATCCGCATCGGCAAGGCGCTCGTCAAAGCAGGAGGTGCTAAAAAATAA
- a CDS encoding Gx transporter family protein encodes MKAKIRISQATRRVAFIGMLGALALVLSALEAMLPPLPMLPPGAKLGLSNIVTMYAAGAVGLVPALCIALLKGLFAGAMSGSVALLMSTAGGLASTLVMWLLLRPKKQPFGTIGLGVAGALTHNMAQLGVAALLTTPAVGWYAPWLLLFGVAAGILTGLVLRAVTPFLEHFKT; translated from the coding sequence ATGAAAGCTAAAATACGCATTTCCCAAGCAACGCGCCGCGTGGCTTTTATCGGAATGCTCGGCGCACTGGCACTGGTGCTCTCCGCACTGGAAGCCATGCTGCCGCCGCTGCCGATGCTGCCGCCCGGCGCAAAGCTTGGGCTTTCCAATATTGTTACCATGTATGCGGCCGGTGCTGTGGGGCTGGTGCCGGCACTTTGTATTGCACTGCTCAAGGGACTATTTGCAGGTGCAATGTCCGGCTCTGTCGCGCTGCTAATGAGCACGGCGGGTGGTCTTGCCAGCACCCTGGTTATGTGGCTGTTGCTCCGGCCGAAAAAACAGCCGTTTGGCACCATTGGCCTCGGTGTTGCCGGTGCGCTGACGCACAATATGGCACAGCTCGGCGTTGCTGCCCTACTGACAACACCGGCGGTTGGCTGGTACGCACCGTGGCTGCTGTTGTTCGGCGTGGCAGCGGGTATCCTTACTGGGTTAGTTCTGCGTGCAGTAACACCGTTTTTGGAACACTTCAAAACCTGA
- a CDS encoding FAD:protein FMN transferase, whose translation MSKHKKITVILCAVLAVIAAVLVILWVRFGYRAQSCSNTSYAMGTYVQQTVYGKDAQAAATAAAQSVTALEDKISWRVEDSDIYKLNNASGSTWETIDSYTASLLKMSLDVAQKTDGAFDPTVLPLTSLWDFDGKQHVPTSDELKNLLPRVNYKDLRLNETDKTASLKMHYEGVDLGSVGKGAACDKAVEAYSKTGVQAAVIAVGGSIGLYGNKPDNSGWSVAVRDPKTPDNETGSVGTISLEGGQYVSTSGTYEKEFTKDGKTYHHLLNPKTGMPENNGLVSVTVVCNNGALSDALSTACFLLGKDKGAALAQSYGAQTIYVDSKSNVYVSAGLKDRFHLTGSSYRLAA comes from the coding sequence ATGTCCAAACACAAGAAGATTACTGTCATACTCTGCGCTGTACTCGCTGTTATCGCCGCTGTTCTGGTGATTTTATGGGTTCGCTTCGGATACCGCGCACAAAGCTGCAGTAACACTTCCTACGCCATGGGCACCTATGTGCAGCAGACCGTTTACGGCAAAGACGCACAGGCCGCTGCCACCGCTGCAGCACAGTCTGTAACTGCGCTGGAAGATAAGATTTCCTGGCGTGTGGAAGACAGTGACATTTACAAGTTGAACAATGCCTCCGGCTCTACCTGGGAAACCATAGACAGCTACACCGCTTCCCTGCTGAAAATGTCACTTGACGTTGCACAGAAAACAGACGGTGCATTTGACCCTACCGTACTGCCGCTGACTTCCCTGTGGGATTTTGACGGCAAGCAGCACGTTCCCACCAGCGATGAGCTGAAAAACCTGCTGCCGCGTGTTAATTACAAGGACCTGCGGCTGAATGAAACCGACAAAACTGCTTCCCTGAAAATGCACTACGAAGGTGTTGACCTCGGTTCCGTTGGTAAAGGTGCCGCATGTGACAAAGCAGTGGAGGCTTATTCCAAAACCGGCGTGCAGGCTGCAGTCATCGCGGTGGGCGGCAGTATTGGCCTTTACGGAAACAAGCCGGACAATTCCGGCTGGAGTGTTGCAGTGCGCGACCCGAAAACACCGGACAATGAAACAGGCAGCGTCGGCACTATTTCTCTGGAGGGCGGACAGTATGTTTCCACCTCCGGTACTTACGAAAAAGAATTCACCAAGGACGGCAAAACCTATCACCATCTGCTGAACCCTAAAACCGGTATGCCGGAAAACAACGGCCTTGTTTCTGTAACCGTTGTCTGCAACAACGGTGCGCTGAGTGATGCGCTTTCCACCGCCTGCTTTCTTCTGGGCAAAGACAAAGGGGCCGCGCTCGCTCAAAGCTACGGCGCACAAACCATTTACGTTGACAGCAAATCCAATGTTTATGTTTCTGCCGGACTGAAAGACCGCTTTCATCTCACCGGCAGCAGTTACCGGCTTGCCGCTTAA